One Hymenobacter volaticus DNA window includes the following coding sequences:
- a CDS encoding bestrophin-like domain encodes MEPSFPWQAALYPVNSSLRYFLWLYEMPTWLLAVLIVGLTLLLALAGLYFTHRRLHQSAAPDQIDNGTVGWFFSGVTVLYGLTLGLLTVASWQNYSTASGIASQEAATLAVLYRDLSGYPDSTRLPLQRQLHDYTRFIVHESWPAQQRGLANDTERLVLTAFQLELLHTDVPTRALQVLHGEAIETFNKLVELRRQRIESVGTGVPGVLWAAVLIGALVTIGFSYCFVVVSLRLHALLTGLLALMVGVMIFLIAALDHPYLGEVSVTPEAYQLVLDKVMVPTSTPSPGKSGSVQ; translated from the coding sequence ATGGAACCCTCTTTTCCATGGCAAGCGGCCTTGTATCCCGTGAATTCTTCTCTACGCTACTTTCTCTGGCTCTACGAAATGCCCACCTGGCTGCTGGCGGTGCTGATCGTGGGCCTGACCCTGCTGCTGGCGCTGGCCGGCCTGTATTTCACCCACCGGCGCCTGCACCAGAGCGCGGCGCCCGACCAAATCGACAACGGCACGGTGGGCTGGTTTTTCTCGGGCGTAACGGTGCTCTACGGCCTGACGCTGGGCCTGCTGACGGTCGCCAGCTGGCAAAACTATTCAACGGCCTCGGGCATTGCCTCGCAGGAAGCGGCCACGCTGGCCGTGCTCTACCGCGACCTGAGTGGCTACCCCGACAGCACGCGCTTGCCGCTGCAACGGCAACTGCACGACTACACCCGCTTCATCGTGCACGAGTCGTGGCCGGCCCAGCAGCGGGGCCTGGCCAACGACACCGAGCGGCTAGTGCTTACCGCGTTTCAGCTCGAATTGCTGCACACCGACGTACCGACCCGGGCGCTGCAAGTGTTGCACGGGGAAGCTATCGAAACCTTCAACAAGCTCGTTGAACTGCGGCGCCAGCGCATCGAAAGCGTGGGCACCGGTGTGCCAGGCGTGCTCTGGGCCGCCGTGCTGATCGGCGCGCTGGTCACCATTGGCTTTTCCTATTGCTTTGTGGTGGTAAGTCTGCGTTTGCACGCGCTGCTGACGGGGCTGCTGGCGCTGATGGTGGGGGTGATGATTTTTCTGATTGCGGCCCTGGACCATCCCTACCTGGGCGAGGTCAGCGTGACGCCCGAAGCCTACCAACTCGTGCTCGACAAAGTAATGGTCCCGACCAGTACCCCTTCCCCCGGAAAGTCAGGTTCCGTTCAATGA